One window of Vitis riparia cultivar Riparia Gloire de Montpellier isolate 1030 chromosome 5, EGFV_Vit.rip_1.0, whole genome shotgun sequence genomic DNA carries:
- the LOC117914855 gene encoding ammonium transporter 1 member 1 — translation MASLDCSAEQLAQLLGPNGTAAASFICDRFSAVSDNFTDTNYAVDNTYLLFSAYLVFAMQLGFAMLCAGSVRAKNTMNIMLTNVLDAATGGLFYYLFGFAFAFGSPSNGFIGKHFFALKSIPTSTFDYSNFLYQWAFAIAAAGITSGSIAERTQFVAYLIYSSFLTGFVYPVVSHWFWSKDGWASASNSGNLLFDSGVIDFAGSGVVHMVGGIAGLWGAFIEGPRIGRFGHSGRSLVLRGHSSTLVVLGTFLLWFGWYGFNPGSFLKISVAYSGGGNYYGQWSAVGRTAVTTTLAGCTAALTTLFGKRILSGHWNVTDVCNGLLGGFAAITSGCSVVEPWAAIICGFVAAVVLISCNKLAEKVKFDDPLEATQLHGGCGAWGIIFTALFATEDYVSQVYNSGQPGRPYGLFMGGGGKLLAAHIIQILVIIGWVSATMGTLFFILHKLKLLRISAEDEMAGMDLTRHGGFAYMYHEDDDSNKHAFELRKIEPAAPTTIVTTTN, via the coding sequence ATGGCGTCCCTGGACTGCTCGGCGGAGCAACTGGCTCAGCTCTTGGGTCCCAACGGCACGGCCGCCGCCTCTTTCATATGCGATCGATTCTCCGCCGTCTCCGACAATTTCACCGACACCAACTATGCGGTCGACAATACTTACCTCCTTTTCTCTGCTTATCTCGTCTTTGCCATGCAGCTTGGCTTCGCCATGCTCTGCGCTGGCTCTGTTCGTGCCAAGAACACCATGAATATTATGCTCACCAATGTCCTCGATGCCGCCACCGGTGGCCTTTTCTACTACCTCTTTGGCTTCGCTTTTGCCTTTGGCTCTCCCTCCAATGGCTTCATCGGTAAACACTTCTTTGCCCTCAAGTCCATTCCAACCTCAACCTTCGACTACAGCAACTTCCTCTACCAGTGGGCTTTCGCCATCGCCGCCGCCGGCATCACCAGCGGCTCCATCGCCGAACGGACCCAGTTTGTGGCTTATTTGATTTACTCATCTTTCTTGACTGGCTTTGTCTACCCCGTCGTTTCTCACTGGTTCTGGTCCAAAGACGGTTGGGCTAGCGCCTCGAATTCCGGAAACCTGTTGTTCGATTCTGGGGTTATTGATTTTGCCGGCTCCGGCGTTGTCCATATGGTCGGCGGCATCGCCGGGCTTTGGGGTGCATTCATTGAAGGACCCAGGATTGGTCGGTTCGGTCACTCCGGCAGATCCCTGGTTCTGCGAGGACACAGCTCTACGCTGGTGGTTCTCGGCACCTTCTTGTTGTGGTTTGGCTGGTACGGTTTCAATCCCGGCTCCTTCTTGAAGATTTCCGTTGCTTACAGCGGTGGGGGCAACTATTACGGACAATGGAGCGCCGTCGGTAGAACCGCCGTGACCACCACCCTAGCCGGTTGCACCGCCGCTCTAACCACCCTCTTCGGCAAACGCATCCTCTCCGGCCACTGGAACGTCACCGACGTTTGCAACGGCCTCCTCGGCGGCTTCGCAGCCATCACATCCGGATGCTCAGTGGTGGAGCCGTGGGCCGCCATAATCTGCGGATTCGTAGCGGCGGTGGTGCTCATCTCCTGCAACAAGCTTGCCGAAAAGGTAAAATTCGACGACCCACTTGAAGCCACCCAACTCCACGGCGGCTGCGGCGCCTGGGGCATCATCTTCACAGCGCTGTTCGCGACTGAAGACTATGTGAGCCAAGTGTATAACTCGGGGCAACCAGGTAGGCCGTACGGGCTGTTCATGGGGGGCGGCGGAAAGCTTCTGGCGGCCCACATCATCCAAATACTAGTGATAATTGGGTGGGTCTCCGCCACAATGGGCACCCTCTTCTTCATCCTCCACAAGCTCAAACTTCTGAGAATCTCAGCAGAAGACGAAATGGCTGGCATGGATCTGACTCGCCATGGTGGCTTCGCTTACATGTATCACGAAGATGATGATTCAAACAAGCACGCATTCGAGCTGAGGAAGATCGAACCAGCTGCTCCAACCACTATCGTCACTACCACAAATTAA